A single genomic interval of candidate division WOR-3 bacterium harbors:
- a CDS encoding RnfABCDGE type electron transport complex subunit D, producing MDNDRATQLVVTSSPHIRSNVTVAKLMWAVIIALLPALGGSIYFFGVKALLLIVISTAAAILFDALGQLMFRRKITIDDGSAAITGLLLAFNLPPNAPWWLPIVGAAFATIVVKQFFGGLGHNFINPALAARAFLVASWPTQMTTTWLAPHTGNVSGLSPQALTLCTDAITSATPLNVLKQGPKLLLPGCDPQLLYQHLQSWDTIKNLFFGNTGGCLGETSALLLLIGGIFLIATRVIDWRIPLSYLLTVAALVLILPGHKTAVLNYTLFHLLAGGLILGAFYMATDYVTSPLTHKGRVIFGIGCGILTVVIRLWGGYPEGVCYSILLMNVATPLIDRLTLPRVFGTRRKK from the coding sequence ATGGACAACGACAGAGCGACCCAACTTGTCGTCACATCATCGCCCCATATCCGCTCTAATGTGACCGTAGCGAAGTTGATGTGGGCGGTTATTATCGCTTTGCTGCCAGCACTGGGCGGTTCAATATACTTCTTCGGTGTTAAAGCGCTACTGTTGATTGTCATCTCGACCGCCGCGGCAATCTTATTTGATGCCCTGGGCCAATTGATGTTCAGACGCAAAATTACCATTGACGATGGAAGTGCCGCAATAACAGGTTTACTTCTTGCCTTTAATTTACCACCCAATGCCCCCTGGTGGTTACCGATTGTCGGTGCCGCTTTCGCCACCATTGTTGTAAAACAGTTTTTCGGAGGACTGGGCCACAACTTTATCAACCCAGCCCTCGCCGCACGGGCATTCCTCGTCGCCTCCTGGCCCACACAGATGACCACTACCTGGCTTGCCCCGCATACCGGCAATGTATCAGGGCTTTCGCCCCAGGCGCTCACACTATGTACCGACGCAATAACCTCTGCGACACCGCTCAATGTCTTAAAACAGGGCCCCAAACTTCTTTTGCCCGGATGCGACCCCCAACTACTCTATCAACACCTTCAGTCCTGGGATACAATTAAAAATCTTTTCTTTGGCAACACCGGGGGGTGTTTAGGAGAAACATCAGCCCTGTTATTGCTTATCGGTGGAATATTCCTGATTGCGACCAGAGTCATTGACTGGCGGATACCACTCTCTTATCTCCTAACCGTTGCCGCACTAGTCCTAATTTTGCCCGGACACAAAACTGCGGTTTTAAACTACACCTTATTCCATCTCCTCGCGGGTGGACTTATACTCGGTGCCTTTTATATGGCAACTGACTATGTGACATCGCCGTTGACTCATAAAGGTCGGGTAATCTTTGGAATTGGTTGCGGAATTCTGACCGTTGTTATTCGTCTCTGGGGTGGCTACCCAGAAGGGGTGTGTTATTCAATCCTTTTGATGAATGTTGCCACACCGTTAATTGACCGACTCACTTTACCCCGCGTATTTGGCACAAGGAGAAAGAAATGA
- a CDS encoding RnfABCDGE type electron transport complex subunit G, whose amino-acid sequence MKESKLWMVLSLFITCCIAAFALSQVYAITKPKIDYQRQVAGLRTALGAVMPEADRFEPANSDSTVWFAYAGEQRIGTVIRAAKQGYAGPVPVTAGIDLEGKIVAIRVASSAEGLKETPGLGLKATEEKFRDQFKGKTSSELRLKKDGGTIEAITGATITSRAVTDAIREAMEKYQDIIKSNE is encoded by the coding sequence ATGAAAGAAAGTAAACTCTGGATGGTTCTTTCTCTATTTATAACCTGCTGTATTGCGGCTTTTGCCCTTTCCCAGGTTTATGCAATAACTAAACCAAAAATCGATTACCAGCGACAAGTAGCAGGGTTGCGTACCGCACTCGGTGCAGTAATGCCTGAAGCGGACCGCTTTGAACCGGCAAATTCCGACTCAACAGTCTGGTTCGCCTATGCCGGTGAACAGCGCATCGGCACCGTAATCCGAGCCGCAAAACAGGGTTATGCCGGGCCGGTGCCGGTCACCGCGGGAATCGACCTTGAAGGCAAAATTGTTGCCATCCGGGTCGCCAGCTCTGCCGAAGGACTAAAGGAAACACCTGGCCTGGGACTTAAGGCAACCGAAGAAAAGTTTCGCGACCAATTCAAAGGCAAGACCTCATCCGAATTACGACTGAAAAAAGACGGTGGTACCATTGAAGCGATAACCGGTGCAACAATTACATCCCGGGCAGTAACGGACGCGATTCGGGAAGCGATGGAAAAATATCAGGATATTATCAAAAGCAATGAGTAG
- a CDS encoding electron transport complex subunit E has translation MSSKKESRLTYLTSGIIKENPTLILMIGLCPTLATTVSARDGLGMGLAASFVLIGSNIVVAAVRKLVPDSVRIPIFIIIISTFVTIVDYLMQAYQPGLYRVLGVFVPLIVVNCIILGRAEAFAYKHGVFDSFLDGLGKSIGFTLVLFIMGTIREIVGNGTFFGQPVTPTWYRTAPMLFAIFPPGAFFLIGLLKALVNKTRLGGNK, from the coding sequence ATGAGTAGCAAGAAAGAATCCCGCCTTACTTACCTAACATCAGGAATTATTAAGGAAAATCCTACACTTATCCTGATGATTGGACTTTGCCCTACGCTTGCCACAACCGTCTCCGCCCGTGATGGTTTGGGAATGGGACTCGCCGCCTCATTCGTTCTCATTGGTTCAAATATTGTTGTTGCTGCGGTACGAAAACTGGTACCCGATTCAGTGCGCATCCCGATTTTTATTATCATCATCTCAACCTTCGTTACAATTGTTGATTATCTTATGCAGGCTTATCAACCAGGTTTGTACCGGGTGCTGGGTGTATTCGTCCCTTTAATTGTTGTAAACTGCATCATACTTGGCCGGGCTGAGGCATTCGCTTACAAGCACGGCGTCTTTGACTCATTTTTAGACGGACTGGGAAAATCTATTGGTTTTACGCTGGTTCTGTTTATAATGGGCACGATTCGTGAAATCGTTGGCAATGGGACCTTCTTCGGTCAACCGGTAACACCGACCTGGTACCGCACCGCCCCGATGCTATTTGCCATTTTCCCGCCCGGTGCCTTCTTTCTAATCGGTTTACTCAAAGCGCTTGTCAACAAAACAAGACTCGGGGGAAATAAATGA
- a CDS encoding RnfABCDGE type electron transport complex subunit A, translated as MNPAKIFLAAFLVNNIILMRFIGLCPFFGVSTSLNTSAGMSAAVLFVMLLAAWVSWILYHALLIPLGLVFLRTAVFILVIAALVQFVEMFLKRYVRNLYSAMGIYLPLITTNCAILGVTFLNIDYKFNILQATIFALGTACGFALAIILFAAIRERLEDAPISPAFKGYPIAFIGAALVSLAFMGFTALFGIS; from the coding sequence ATGAACCCCGCCAAAATCTTCCTTGCCGCCTTTTTGGTCAACAACATCATACTGATGCGATTCATTGGCCTCTGTCCCTTCTTTGGCGTATCCACATCGCTCAATACCTCTGCCGGAATGAGCGCTGCGGTCCTGTTCGTAATGCTCCTTGCCGCCTGGGTTTCCTGGATTTTGTATCACGCCCTGCTAATCCCTCTTGGACTCGTATTTCTCCGCACCGCAGTGTTTATTCTTGTGATTGCCGCCCTGGTTCAGTTTGTTGAAATGTTCCTAAAACGGTATGTCCGTAACCTTTACTCAGCAATGGGTATCTATCTACCTTTAATCACCACCAACTGTGCTATCTTAGGTGTAACATTTCTTAATATCGATTACAAATTCAACATCCTTCAGGCAACAATTTTTGCTCTGGGCACCGCTTGCGGCTTCGCACTCGCCATTATCCTGTTTGCCGCAATTCGCGAACGTCTTGAAGATGCGCCCATCTCGCCGGCATTTAAAGGTTATCCCATCGCCTTTATTGGTGCCGCACTGGTATCGTTGGCGTTTATGGGCTTTACCGCCCTTTTCGGGATTTCATAA
- a CDS encoding Fe-S cluster domain-containing protein, with protein MDWLLIFKSLLALGGLGLILGVILLIASLKLTVKVDEREAQIRSILPGANCGACGYPGCDGYAAAVVAGKAPLNACSVGGPTVASKIGQIMGQDVTATEPQIAVLICRGGKDEAPHRFEYRGAEDCRQAALLLGGPKACIYGCVGLGHCVKVCPVNAITMGENKLPIIDEKTCIGCGKCVKECPKGTLRLIPRSKLVYLACVSHDRGKAVKDVCKVGCIACSLCVKVCPVGALKMENNLPVMDFSKCIDCGICVHKCPTKSFVDRAPGRPKASINPRCNGCGECVKVCQFKAIEGEPGKQHRVISEKCVGCGQCVLVCPVKAIDLVGALGHAMKTV; from the coding sequence ATGGACTGGCTTCTCATCTTCAAATCTTTATTAGCACTTGGCGGTCTTGGACTGATTCTCGGGGTCATTCTCTTAATCGCCTCGCTTAAACTTACCGTCAAAGTTGACGAACGGGAAGCACAAATTCGTTCCATTCTCCCCGGTGCCAACTGCGGCGCCTGTGGCTACCCGGGCTGTGATGGTTATGCCGCAGCAGTTGTTGCCGGTAAAGCACCATTAAATGCCTGTTCGGTTGGTGGACCTACTGTCGCCTCAAAAATTGGTCAAATTATGGGACAGGATGTAACAGCCACCGAACCGCAGATTGCGGTGTTAATCTGCCGTGGAGGAAAAGATGAAGCCCCACACCGATTTGAATACCGGGGTGCTGAGGACTGCCGGCAGGCAGCACTGCTACTTGGTGGACCCAAAGCCTGCATCTACGGTTGCGTCGGCTTGGGTCACTGTGTTAAAGTTTGCCCAGTCAACGCAATTACCATGGGAGAAAACAAACTCCCGATTATTGATGAAAAAACCTGTATCGGCTGCGGAAAATGCGTCAAAGAATGTCCCAAGGGAACATTGCGATTAATCCCGCGTTCGAAACTGGTCTACCTTGCCTGCGTCTCCCACGACCGGGGCAAAGCGGTTAAAGATGTTTGCAAGGTTGGCTGTATCGCCTGTAGTTTATGTGTCAAAGTTTGCCCGGTTGGCGCCCTAAAAATGGAGAACAACCTGCCGGTTATGGATTTTAGCAAATGCATCGACTGCGGCATCTGCGTCCACAAATGTCCAACCAAATCATTTGTTGACCGGGCGCCCGGTCGACCCAAAGCCTCAATCAACCCACGCTGCAATGGCTGTGGTGAATGCGTCAAAGTGTGCCAGTTCAAAGCGATTGAAGGTGAACCCGGAAAACAGCACCGGGTTATTTCCGAAAAATGTGTTGGTTGCGGTCAGTGTGTCCTTGTCTGTCCGGTTAAAGCGATTGACCTGGTTGGCGCCCTCGGGCATGCAATGAAAACCGTCTGA
- a CDS encoding MFS transporter codes for MSQLGDRLSHMLLITLIGLTTPGKLLAYSGGSLTFVLPTLILSPIAGVLVDHWDKRKTISRTHFLQTALLLLTPFAIRLTHSFTPFWIALTLFFGLDIFNNTANPALLPNLVSSDKLLLANSVNLAFARIATVLGMVIGGFLIKWVGWTNGIFIDASCHLIAGILILNIISPPHAETPSYRSTTTKPGILVLTLNALKQFISDLVELIRLVLHNRIVAFVLASIVISTFISAVSYTILIYIVQQVLHMGTSGVGIFAGILAVGMIAGAAAMGLLPQNINRPLIIVLITFLYGLLFFIGNWLITVWFMIIVALIAGIAFSWLGIVQSTMLQEEVEPAIRGRVFSTREFVANCTFLITTLTIGILGDFTSYRTAILVIGIALIVLGGAGFLWVRHGLRPGRRLNPDN; via the coding sequence ATGTCGCAGTTAGGCGACCGCCTTTCCCATATGCTACTAATCACGCTCATCGGCCTCACAACACCAGGAAAACTGCTCGCTTATTCGGGTGGCTCCCTCACATTCGTCTTACCGACCTTAATTCTCTCGCCCATTGCCGGGGTCCTGGTTGACCACTGGGACAAACGCAAAACCATTAGCCGAACCCACTTCCTCCAGACCGCACTACTGCTCTTAACCCCGTTTGCCATAAGACTTACCCACAGTTTTACCCCCTTCTGGATTGCATTAACCTTATTCTTTGGCCTTGACATCTTCAACAACACCGCCAATCCCGCGCTCTTGCCCAATCTGGTCTCGTCTGATAAACTACTCCTTGCCAATTCGGTAAACCTTGCTTTTGCCCGCATCGCCACCGTTCTCGGAATGGTGATTGGTGGATTTCTGATTAAATGGGTGGGCTGGACCAACGGAATATTTATCGATGCCTCCTGTCATCTCATTGCCGGAATTTTAATCCTAAACATCATCAGCCCACCACATGCGGAAACGCCATCCTATCGTTCCACTACAACCAAACCCGGTATCCTTGTACTCACACTTAATGCCCTGAAACAGTTCATTAGCGACCTGGTTGAACTCATCCGCCTGGTTTTGCACAATCGCATTGTCGCCTTTGTCCTCGCCTCCATCGTCATCTCTACTTTTATTTCTGCAGTCTCTTACACAATCCTCATCTACATTGTGCAACAGGTTTTGCATATGGGAACAAGCGGGGTTGGCATCTTCGCCGGAATATTGGCAGTTGGGATGATTGCCGGAGCCGCGGCGATGGGTCTCCTACCCCAAAATATAAATCGACCTTTAATTATCGTCCTGATTACATTCTTATATGGCTTGCTTTTTTTTATCGGCAACTGGCTTATCACGGTCTGGTTTATGATTATCGTTGCACTCATTGCTGGCATCGCATTTTCCTGGTTAGGGATTGTTCAGAGTACAATGTTACAGGAAGAAGTTGAACCAGCGATTCGAGGCCGGGTGTTCTCCACTCGCGAATTTGTCGCCAATTGCACTTTTCTTATCACCACACTTACTATTGGCATTCTCGGTGATTTCACATCTTACCGCACCGCTATTCTCGTAATCGGCATCGCCTTAATTGTTCTGGGAGGCGCTGGCTTCCTCTGGGTCCGGCACGGCCTGCGCCCAGGCCGCAGATTAAACCCGGACAATTAG
- a CDS encoding pantoate--beta-alanine ligase — protein sequence MKIVRTVKGMQRLAEQLRAKGRLGFVPTMGALHQGHLELVRVAQQRCDWVVVSIFVNPMQFGPKEDYRRYPRDFARDRKMLQEMGVDVIFYPDVREMYPDNYSTYVDVEGLTQYLCGRSRPGHFRGVTTVVAKLFNIVKPHLAVFGQKDAQQAYVIKRMVRDLNFDIEIVVAPTVREPDGLALSSRNSYLTPEERQQAVVLYQALHHAERMIKDGERDVRKVKQAMRRLIKTASLGRIDYVEIVDTNCLKPVQVIKGEVLIAVAVYFGKARLIDNLIVRV from the coding sequence ATGAAAATCGTTAGAACGGTAAAAGGAATGCAACGGCTGGCAGAGCAACTGCGGGCAAAGGGCCGTTTAGGGTTTGTACCGACGATGGGAGCTTTGCATCAGGGGCATCTGGAACTGGTGCGTGTGGCGCAACAACGGTGTGATTGGGTCGTTGTCTCCATTTTTGTCAATCCGATGCAGTTCGGTCCCAAGGAGGATTACCGGCGATACCCGCGGGACTTTGCCCGGGACCGGAAAATGCTCCAAGAAATGGGCGTTGATGTAATTTTTTATCCGGATGTTCGAGAAATGTACCCGGACAACTACTCTACATATGTTGATGTGGAGGGTTTGACTCAGTATCTCTGCGGTCGGTCGCGGCCTGGTCACTTTCGCGGTGTGACAACAGTCGTTGCCAAACTTTTCAATATCGTTAAGCCTCACCTTGCGGTGTTTGGTCAGAAAGATGCCCAGCAGGCTTATGTTATAAAAAGAATGGTGCGGGATTTAAATTTCGATATTGAGATTGTCGTTGCCCCGACGGTGCGTGAGCCTGACGGTTTAGCATTGAGTTCCCGAAACAGCTATTTAACGCCTGAAGAGCGGCAGCAGGCGGTGGTACTTTACCAGGCATTGCATCATGCGGAACGGATGATAAAAGATGGGGAACGGGATGTCCGGAAAGTCAAACAGGCAATGCGACGATTAATCAAGACCGCCTCGTTGGGCAGAATTGATTATGTGGAAATTGTTGATACAAATTGTTTAAAACCAGTGCAAGTAATAAAAGGTGAAGTGCTTATAGCCGTGGCTGTCTATTTCGGTAAAGCAAGATTAATTGACAACCTAATTGTCCGGGTTTAA
- the panB gene encoding 3-methyl-2-oxobutanoate hydroxymethyltransferase has translation MDKITTLRVIRKKARGEKIVCLTAYDYPFARILDDAGVDIILVGDSVANVVYGMKTTLGIGMDEMVYHTRAVVSGVKRALVVSDMPFLSYQVSVEQAIENAGRLLKAGAEAVKLEGSGPVLETVRRLGDYGIPVMGHLGLTPQSVHKLGGYRLQARRAEEQEKLLADAQALEAAGCFALILEKVPAEAAAKVTKALKIPVIGIGAGPDCDGQILVLQDMLGMFEAEPFKFVKRYAELARLTKQAVQAYIEEVRQGKFPGPEHTFYTDENR, from the coding sequence ATTGATAAAATTACCACCCTGCGGGTGATTAGAAAAAAGGCCCGGGGGGAGAAGATAGTCTGTTTGACCGCTTACGATTATCCATTTGCCCGAATTCTGGATGATGCGGGGGTAGATATAATTCTGGTCGGGGATTCGGTGGCAAATGTGGTTTACGGGATGAAGACAACCCTCGGGATTGGTATGGATGAAATGGTCTATCACACTCGAGCTGTTGTAAGTGGCGTAAAACGAGCCCTGGTTGTAAGTGATATGCCTTTTTTATCCTACCAGGTGTCGGTGGAACAGGCAATTGAGAATGCCGGGCGGTTGCTCAAAGCCGGAGCTGAGGCGGTAAAACTTGAAGGTTCAGGCCCGGTTCTGGAAACGGTGCGGCGGCTGGGTGATTACGGAATTCCGGTGATGGGGCATCTTGGTCTTACACCCCAATCGGTTCATAAACTGGGTGGCTACCGGCTTCAAGCCCGGCGTGCTGAGGAGCAAGAAAAATTGCTTGCCGACGCTCAAGCGCTGGAAGCCGCAGGATGTTTTGCCCTTATTCTTGAGAAGGTTCCGGCTGAGGCAGCGGCAAAAGTAACAAAGGCGTTAAAGATTCCGGTAATCGGGATTGGCGCTGGTCCGGATTGTGATGGACAGATACTGGTATTGCAGGATATGCTGGGAATGTTTGAGGCTGAGCCGTTTAAGTTCGTAAAGCGTTATGCCGAACTCGCCCGGCTGACAAAACAGGCGGTTCAGGCGTATATTGAAGAAGTGCGCCAGGGAAAGTTTCCCGGTCCGGAGCACACATTCTACACCGATGAAAATCGTTAG
- a CDS encoding deoxynucleoside kinase, whose product MERRLRYIAVEGPIGVGKTALAELLARRLSARLVREVVEENPFLEKFYRDIRSYAFQTQLFFLLSRHRQLREIFQTRMILVEGELVPEPAVVSDYLFDKDRIFATLNLNEPELALYYRIYDLVKGDIPKPDLVVYLQARVDVLLARIRQRGRSFEVNIEPEYLNSLSNLYNSFFLHYEDAPVLIVNTDRLNFVGNQDDFEELFRAIVEHDRGRKFYSPRSQKR is encoded by the coding sequence GTGGAACGACGACTGAGATACATTGCGGTTGAGGGACCAATTGGTGTTGGAAAAACGGCATTGGCAGAGTTGCTTGCCCGGCGTTTGTCGGCGCGACTGGTGCGGGAAGTAGTCGAAGAGAATCCTTTCCTGGAGAAATTCTACCGTGACATCCGCAGTTACGCATTTCAAACCCAGCTGTTTTTTTTACTTTCCCGACATCGACAGTTGCGGGAGATATTTCAGACCCGGATGATTCTGGTTGAGGGAGAACTGGTTCCCGAGCCGGCGGTGGTAAGCGACTATCTCTTTGATAAGGACCGCATTTTTGCAACACTAAATCTGAACGAACCCGAACTGGCGCTTTATTACCGGATATACGATTTGGTAAAAGGAGATATCCCCAAGCCAGACCTGGTTGTTTATCTTCAAGCGCGGGTTGATGTCCTGCTGGCTCGGATTCGGCAAAGGGGACGGAGTTTTGAGGTGAACATCGAGCCTGAATATCTCAACAGTTTGAGTAATCTTTACAACTCTTTTTTCCTTCATTACGAAGATGCCCCGGTTTTAATTGTTAACACCGACCGGCTAAATTTCGTGGGTAATCAGGATGATTTCGAGGAGCTGTTTCGGGCAATTGTTGAACACGACCGAGGCAGAAAGTTCTATTCGCCCCGGAGTCAGAAACGGTAA
- the folK gene encoding 2-amino-4-hydroxy-6-hydroxymethyldihydropteridine diphosphokinase gives MLVKEVFLSLGTNLGVREVNLLRALSELIKLGPLERSSWYETEPVDMPGAPLFLNGVVRLWSSSPLLELFNALQEIERKLGRVRHKSGEKGPRPIDIDLLFYGDEVFFSPELIVPHPRLSERAFVLVPLAELAPGLRHPILGITVQEMLSRISLKGVRKWNDD, from the coding sequence ATTTTAGTGAAGGAAGTGTTTCTGAGTCTGGGCACGAATCTTGGCGTTCGGGAGGTTAATCTGTTACGGGCGCTGTCAGAACTGATTAAGTTGGGTCCACTCGAACGTTCCTCCTGGTATGAGACGGAACCGGTAGATATGCCCGGCGCGCCGTTGTTTCTTAATGGAGTAGTCAGGTTGTGGAGCAGTAGCCCGCTCCTTGAACTTTTTAATGCGCTCCAGGAAATTGAAAGAAAATTGGGCCGGGTGCGGCATAAGAGTGGTGAAAAAGGACCCCGTCCAATTGATATCGACCTCCTTTTTTATGGCGATGAGGTTTTCTTTTCGCCCGAACTGATTGTACCTCATCCCCGGCTGTCAGAGCGGGCATTTGTGCTGGTGCCTCTGGCAGAACTGGCACCGGGATTAAGACATCCGATACTGGGGATAACGGTGCAGGAGATGTTAAGCAGAATTTCCCTAAAAGGGGTGAGAAAGTGGAACGACGACTGA
- a CDS encoding cold shock domain-containing protein — protein sequence MLKGRVKWYDSDKGYGMIQAKDDGRSVFVHFADVDGGKKDLLGIDDEVEFELLETPQGPRAINVRKISLENSSGS from the coding sequence ATGCTTAAAGGTAGAGTAAAGTGGTACGATTCTGATAAAGGTTACGGGATGATTCAAGCCAAAGATGATGGCCGCAGTGTGTTTGTCCATTTTGCTGATGTTGACGGCGGAAAAAAGGATTTACTGGGAATCGATGACGAAGTTGAATTTGAGCTGCTGGAAACACCCCAGGGACCGCGCGCAATAAATGTGCGCAAAATATCACTCGAGAATTCAAGCGGTTCTTAG
- a CDS encoding NAD(P)H-hydrate dehydratase, protein MIPLVSGSVMKAIDQKAIEIWGISGLVLMENAGRAVVDSIEEEVGSVEGKRFVIVCGKGNNGGDGFVITRHLLNRGAKVDCLLLGELSQLKGDARTNAVILQNAGITIRETTKLDEISPIISTAPFIVDAIFGTGLSAPPTGIFAQTIQLINQSSAYVISVDLPSGLDADTGKVFEPTVKAHLTITMGIPKYGLILYPGKSFAGKLRIADIGIPKSLIEQQADTFLVTESDIRQILPRRRPDGHKGTFGTCLVIAGARGYSGAACLTAMAAIRAGAGLVRVAFPQSLAPIIEARVIEPVKHPLPETTDATLSLDAASPILDLAADATSIAIGPGISTHQETKKLIREILPRLSKPMVIDADAINNLVDAEETLKQCSAPLILTPHPGELSRLIGVAPNEINNRRIEIARETARNFNCVLVLKGAPTVIATPQGKVFVNTTGNSGLGSGGTGDVLTGLIAGLLAQGASPLDASLIGVFLHGKTADIAAQELTEYCLIAGDLLQFLPRAFAELVVD, encoded by the coding sequence ATGATTCCACTTGTCTCCGGTTCCGTAATGAAGGCAATTGACCAGAAGGCGATTGAAATCTGGGGAATAAGTGGATTGGTGTTAATGGAGAATGCGGGGCGGGCGGTTGTCGACTCAATTGAAGAAGAAGTCGGCAGCGTGGAAGGAAAAAGGTTTGTCATTGTCTGCGGTAAAGGTAATAATGGGGGCGATGGTTTTGTCATTACCCGCCATCTGCTAAATCGGGGGGCAAAAGTTGATTGCCTCCTGTTAGGGGAACTTTCACAATTAAAGGGAGATGCACGAACTAACGCCGTAATCCTGCAAAATGCCGGCATAACAATCCGGGAAACAACCAAACTCGATGAAATCTCACCAATCATCAGCACCGCCCCTTTTATCGTCGACGCCATATTTGGAACCGGACTCTCTGCACCACCGACCGGCATCTTCGCCCAAACAATTCAACTCATCAATCAAAGCTCGGCTTATGTGATAAGTGTTGACCTTCCTTCCGGACTCGATGCCGACACCGGAAAGGTTTTCGAGCCCACGGTTAAAGCCCACCTTACGATAACGATGGGCATACCGAAGTACGGCTTAATTCTTTACCCTGGAAAAAGTTTTGCCGGAAAGTTACGCATCGCTGATATTGGAATACCGAAATCGCTAATTGAACAACAGGCAGATACCTTTTTAGTAACAGAATCGGACATTCGACAAATCCTCCCGCGCCGGCGCCCTGATGGCCACAAAGGAACATTTGGGACCTGTTTGGTGATTGCCGGTGCCCGAGGTTACTCGGGTGCTGCCTGCCTTACCGCAATGGCGGCGATACGCGCTGGTGCCGGATTGGTCCGTGTTGCCTTCCCTCAAAGCCTTGCCCCGATAATAGAAGCCCGGGTTATTGAACCGGTGAAACACCCGCTTCCGGAAACCACCGACGCAACGCTGAGCCTGGATGCCGCTTCCCCGATTCTTGACCTCGCCGCTGATGCTACCAGCATCGCTATCGGTCCAGGAATTTCTACCCATCAGGAAACAAAAAAGTTAATCCGAGAAATTCTACCCCGGCTCAGCAAACCGATGGTCATTGACGCTGATGCCATTAACAACCTCGTCGATGCCGAAGAAACCCTCAAGCAGTGCTCAGCGCCGCTTATTCTAACGCCTCATCCCGGTGAACTCAGCCGATTAATCGGGGTCGCCCCAAATGAAATCAACAACCGACGCATAGAAATCGCCCGGGAAACCGCTCGCAATTTCAATTGTGTATTAGTTCTCAAAGGTGCTCCAACCGTTATCGCAACACCTCAGGGTAAAGTATTTGTCAACACCACTGGAAACTCCGGTTTGGGTTCTGGCGGTACGGGTGATGTTCTTACCGGATTGATTGCTGGATTACTGGCGCAGGGTGCTTCACCCCTTGACGCTTCTCTTATCGGTGTTTTTTTGCATGGCAAAACCGCAGATATCGCCGCCCAGGAGCTTACCGAATACTGCCTTATCGCCGGTGACCTTTTGCAATTTCTCCCCCGTGCCTTTGCCGAACTTGTTGTGGATTGA